The Pseudochaenichthys georgianus chromosome 8, fPseGeo1.2, whole genome shotgun sequence genome has a segment encoding these proteins:
- the taok2a gene encoding serine/threonine-protein kinase TAO2 isoform X1: MPSGARAGNIKDPEVADLFCKDDPEKLFADLREIGHGSFGAVYFARDVRNSEVVAIKKMSYSGKQTNEKWQDIIKEVKFLQKLRHPNTIEYRGCYLKEHTAWLVMEYCLGSASDLLEVHKKPLQEMEIAAITHGALQGLAYLHSHNMIHRDVKAGNILLTEPGQVKLGDFGSASIVAPANSFVGTPYWMAPEVILAMDEGQYDGKVDVWSLGITSIELAERKPPLFNMNAMSALYHIAQNESPILQSNHWSDSFRNFVDSCLQKIPQDRPTSDVLLNHRFLCRERPMTVVMDLIARTKDAVRELDNLQYRKMKKILFHETQQNGPVSEGGDDEEEVEQYLLRTGTVNSMESSQSVPSMSISASSQSSSVNSLADASDDSSNEMAMMQEGEHTVTSNSSIIHRPTGQDNIYDDPYQPEMDQPQVPSAGRRRAYYRNRDHFATIRTASLVTRQIQEHEQGSALREQMSGYKRMRRQHQKQLMGMENKLKAEMDEHQLKLDKELENQRNNFSTEADKLSKKHQAILEKETKAALAEEKKFQQHILGQQKKELTSLLESQKRQYRQRKDQLKEELNENQSTPKREKQEWLIRQKECLQQMQAEEEASLLRRQRQYYELQCRQYKRKMLLARHNLEQDLLREDLNKKQTQKDLECAMLLRHHESTQELEFRQLGSVQRTRADLIRTQHQTELTNQMEYNKRREQELRQKHTVEVRQQPKSLKTKELQIKRQFQETCKIQTRQYKALRNHLLESTPKSDHKAVLKRLKEEQTRKLAILAEQYDHSINDMLSTQAVSKLRLDETQEAEYQVLRMQLQQELELLNAYQSKIKIHTDTQHEREVKDLEQRVSIRRALLEQRIEEEMLSLQNERSERIRTLLERQAHEIEAFDSESMRLGFSNMALSGIPAEAYNQGYPTPSPSSGSSGWPSRPVPRSGSHWSHSVQNSVSTPSWRSQNHGGGAFSRAESVASSHGLGRDSEMYKSGSRGHSSSSSSTSHHPSHHHHHHHQHQQQQQLLLQQQQLQQQQQQQQQQQLQQQQQQQQHYLPQHYQHHQSTPQLYRDPHESRERERPREWGGGASSHYPHHSQGHHHHHLASHASSQSLALLPPPPLPPPISLSSSSPPSSASSSSSSQGGYGGGGGLSIRGPGLMALRNSPQPLRRTASGGPGGGGGSDGGLSRSTSVTSHISNGSHLSYS; encoded by the exons ATGCCCTCAGGTGCACGGGCGGGCAATATAAAAGACCCCGAAGTGGCAGACCTCTTCTGCAAAGATGATCCGGAGAAGCTGTTCGCTGACCTCCGTGAGATCGGCCATGGCAGCTTCGGAGCCGTTTACTTT GCCCGAGATGTGCGCAACAGTGAAGTGGTGGCCATTAAGAAAATGTCGTACAGCGGCAAGCAGACAAACGAG AAATGGCAGGACATCATTAAAGAGGTGAAGTTCCTGCAGAAACTTCGCCACCCGAACACCATCGAGTACCGGGGCTGTTACCTGAAGGAGCACACAGCATGG CTGGTGATGGAGTACTGCCTCGGCTCGGCCTCAGACCTCCTCGAAG TTCACAAAAAGCCGCTCCAGGAAATGGAAATAGCTGCTATTACCCATGGTGCACTGCAGGGATTAGCATATCTTCACTCGCACAACATGATTCACAG GGATGTGAAAGCGGGGAACATCCTGCTGACGGAGCCCGGACAGGTCAAACTGGGGGACTTTGGTTCTGCTTCCATCGTGGCACCGGCCAACTCCTTCGTAGGGACTCCCTACTG GATGGCTCCAGAGGTGATCTTGGCCATGGATGAGGGGCAATATGATGGCAAAGTGGACGTGTGGTCGCTGGGCATCACCTCCATTGAACTGG CGGAGAGGAAGCCCCCGCTGTTCAACATGAATGCTATGAGTGCCTTATATCACATCGCTCAGAATGAAAGTCCCATCCTGCAGTCCAATCACTG GTCTGATTCCTTCCGCAACTTTGTTGActcttgcctacagaagattccCCAGGACCGGCCTACCTCTGACGTGCTGCTGAAT CATCGCTTCTTGTGTCGCGAGCGTCCGATGACTGTGGTCATGGACCTGATCGCACGCACCAAGGATGCAGTGAGAGAGCTGGACAACCTGCAGTACCGCAAGATGAAGAAGATCCTCTTCCACGAGACCCAGCAGAACGGCCCCGTTTCTGAGGGAGGGGACGACGAGGAG gaggTGGAGCAGTACCTGCTGCGGACGGGCACAGTGAACAGCATGGAGAGCTCCCAGTCGGTGCCCAGCATGTCCATCTCAGCCAGCTCTCAGAGCAGCTCCGTCAACAGTCTGGCCGACGCCTCGGACGACAGCAGCAACGAGATGGCCATGATGCAGGAGGGCGAGCACACCGTCACCTCCAACAGCTCCATCATCCACAGACCCACG GGTCAGGATAACATCTACGATGACCCCTACCAGCCGGAGATGGACCAGCCCCAGGTTCCCTCAGCCGGACGCCGCCGAGCCTACTACCGCAACCGGGACCACTTCGCCACCATCAGGACGGCCTCCTTG gtGACCCGTCAGATCCAGGAACACGAGCAGGGCTCTGCGCTCAGAGAGCAGATGTCCGGCTACAAGCGCATGAGGCGGCAGCACCAGAAGCAGCTGATGGGGATGGAGAACAAGCTGAAGGCGGAGATGGACGAGCACCAGCTGAAGCTGGACAAAGAGCTGGAGAACCAGAGGAACAACTTCTCCACCGAGGCCGACAAGCTGTCCAAGAAGCACCAGGCCATCCTGGAGAAAGAG ACTAAAGCAGCTCTGGCTGAAGAGAAGAAGTTCCAGCAGCACATCCTGGGCCAGCAGAAGAAAGAGCTGACCAGTTTACTGGAGTCACAGAAACGGCAGTACCGCCAGCGCAAGGACCAGCTGAAAGAG GAGCTGAATGAGAACCAGTCGACTCCGAAGCGGGAGAAGCAGGAGTGGCTGATCCGTCAGAAGGAGTGTCTGCAGCAGATGCAGGCGGAGGAGGAGGCCAGCCTGCTGCGGAGGCAGCGGCAGTACTACGAGCTGCAGTGCCGCCAGTACAAGAGGAAGATGCTGCTCGCTCGCCACAACCTGGAGCAGGACCTGCTGAGAGAG GACCTGAACAAGAAGCAGACCCAGAAGGATCTGGAGTGTGCCATGCTGCTGCGGCACCACGAGTCCACCCAGGAGCTGGAGTTCAGGCAGCTGGGCTCGGTGCAGCGGACCCGGGCCGACCTGATCCGCACGCAGCACCAGACGGAGCTCACCAACCAGATGGAGTACAACAAGCGGCGCGAGCAGGAGCTGCGGCAGAAACACACCGTGGAGGTCCGGCAGCAGCCCAAGAGCCTCAAG ACCAAAGAGCTCCAGATCAAGCGTCAGTTCCAGGAAACCTGTAAGATCCAGACCCGGCAGTACAAGGCGCTGAGGAACCACCTGCTGGAGAGCACTCCCAAATCCGACCACAAGGCCGTCCTCAAacgcctcaaagaggagcaaacACGTAAGCTGGCCATCCTGGCCGAGCAGTACGACCACTCCATCAACGACATGCTGTCCACACAGGCTGTGAGTAAG CTGCGCCTGGATGAGACGCAGGAGGCGGAGTACCAGGTGCTGAGGATGCAGCTGCAGCAGGAGCTGGAGCTGCTGAATGCCTACCAGAGCAAGATCAAGATCCACACGGACACGCAGCACGAGAGGGAGGTCAAGGACCTGGAGCAGAGGGTGTCCATCCGCAGAGCGCTGCTCGAGCAACGG ATCGAGGAGGAGATGCTGTCCCTGCAGAACGAGCGCTCGGAGCGGATCCGGACTCTGCTGGAGCGGCAGGCGCACGAGATCGAGGCGTTTGACTCGGAGAGCATGCGGCTGGGCTTCAGCAACATGGCGCTCAGCGGGATCCCTGCCGAGGCCTACAACCAGGGCTACCCCACCCCCAGCCCCTCCTCGGGCTCCAGCGGCTGGCCCTCGCGGCCCGTCCCGCGCTCCGGCAGCCACTGGAGCCACAGCGTGCAGAACTCGGTGTCCACGCCCTCCTGGCGCAGTCAGAACCACGGCGGGGGGGCCTTCAGCCGCGCAGAGTCCGTCGCCTCGTCACACGGCCTCGGCAGGGACAGCGAGATGTACAAGAGCGGCAGCCGGGGtcactcctcctcttcctcctctaccTCCCATCACCcctcccaccaccaccaccaccaccaccagcaccagcagcagcagcagttgctgctgcagcagcagcaactgcagcagcagcagcagcagcaacaacaacaacaactgcagcagcagcagcagcagcagcagcactacCTCCCCCAGCACTACCAGCACCACCAGAGCACGCCGCAGCTGTACCGTGACCCCCATGAGAGCAGGGAGCGCGAGCGGCCCCGGGAGTGGGGGGGAGGAGCCAGCAGCCACTACCCGCACCACTCCCAGggacaccaccaccaccacctcgcCTCCCACGCCTCCTCCCAGTCTCTGGCTCTTCTGCCTCCCCCACCACTGCCTCCTCCAATTTCCctgtcttcctcctctcctccgtccTCCGCCTCGTCCTCTTCGTCGTCACAGGGAGGATACGGCGGTGGCGGCGGCCTGAGCATCAGGGGCCCGGGCCTCATGGCGCTCAGGAACAGCCCCCAGCCCCTGAGGAGGACGGCGTCCGGAGGGCCGGGGGGAGGCGGGGGGAGCGACGGCGGGCTCAGCCGGAGCACGTCAGTCACTTCTCACATTTCTAACGGCTCCCACCTCTCTTACTCCTGA
- the taok2a gene encoding serine/threonine-protein kinase TAO2 isoform X2, translated as MPSGARAGNIKDPEVADLFCKDDPEKLFADLREIGHGSFGAVYFARDVRNSEVVAIKKMSYSGKQTNEKWQDIIKEVKFLQKLRHPNTIEYRGCYLKEHTAWLVMEYCLGSASDLLEVHKKPLQEMEIAAITHGALQGLAYLHSHNMIHRDVKAGNILLTEPGQVKLGDFGSASIVAPANSFVGTPYWMAPEVILAMDEGQYDGKVDVWSLGITSIELAERKPPLFNMNAMSALYHIAQNESPILQSNHWSDSFRNFVDSCLQKIPQDRPTSDVLLNHRFLCRERPMTVVMDLIARTKDAVRELDNLQYRKMKKILFHETQQNGPVSEGGDDEEEVEQYLLRTGTVNSMESSQSVPSMSISASSQSSSVNSLADASDDSSNEMAMMQEGEHTVTSNSSIIHRPTGQDNIYDDPYQPEMDQPQVPSAGRRRAYYRNRDHFATIRTASLVTRQIQEHEQGSALREQMSGYKRMRRQHQKQLMGMENKLKAEMDEHQLKLDKELENQRNNFSTEADKLSKKHQAILEKETKAALAEEKKFQQHILGQQKKELTSLLESQKRQYRQRKDQLKEELNENQSTPKREKQEWLIRQKECLQQMQAEEEASLLRRQRQYYELQCRQYKRKMLLARHNLEQDLLREDLNKKQTQKDLECAMLLRHHESTQELEFRQLGSVQRTRADLIRTQHQTELTNQMEYNKRREQELRQKHTVEVRQQPKSLKTKELQIKRQFQETCKIQTRQYKALRNHLLESTPKSDHKAVLKRLKEEQTRKLAILAEQYDHSINDMLSTQALRLDETQEAEYQVLRMQLQQELELLNAYQSKIKIHTDTQHEREVKDLEQRVSIRRALLEQRIEEEMLSLQNERSERIRTLLERQAHEIEAFDSESMRLGFSNMALSGIPAEAYNQGYPTPSPSSGSSGWPSRPVPRSGSHWSHSVQNSVSTPSWRSQNHGGGAFSRAESVASSHGLGRDSEMYKSGSRGHSSSSSSTSHHPSHHHHHHHQHQQQQQLLLQQQQLQQQQQQQQQQQLQQQQQQQQHYLPQHYQHHQSTPQLYRDPHESRERERPREWGGGASSHYPHHSQGHHHHHLASHASSQSLALLPPPPLPPPISLSSSSPPSSASSSSSSQGGYGGGGGLSIRGPGLMALRNSPQPLRRTASGGPGGGGGSDGGLSRSTSVTSHISNGSHLSYS; from the exons ATGCCCTCAGGTGCACGGGCGGGCAATATAAAAGACCCCGAAGTGGCAGACCTCTTCTGCAAAGATGATCCGGAGAAGCTGTTCGCTGACCTCCGTGAGATCGGCCATGGCAGCTTCGGAGCCGTTTACTTT GCCCGAGATGTGCGCAACAGTGAAGTGGTGGCCATTAAGAAAATGTCGTACAGCGGCAAGCAGACAAACGAG AAATGGCAGGACATCATTAAAGAGGTGAAGTTCCTGCAGAAACTTCGCCACCCGAACACCATCGAGTACCGGGGCTGTTACCTGAAGGAGCACACAGCATGG CTGGTGATGGAGTACTGCCTCGGCTCGGCCTCAGACCTCCTCGAAG TTCACAAAAAGCCGCTCCAGGAAATGGAAATAGCTGCTATTACCCATGGTGCACTGCAGGGATTAGCATATCTTCACTCGCACAACATGATTCACAG GGATGTGAAAGCGGGGAACATCCTGCTGACGGAGCCCGGACAGGTCAAACTGGGGGACTTTGGTTCTGCTTCCATCGTGGCACCGGCCAACTCCTTCGTAGGGACTCCCTACTG GATGGCTCCAGAGGTGATCTTGGCCATGGATGAGGGGCAATATGATGGCAAAGTGGACGTGTGGTCGCTGGGCATCACCTCCATTGAACTGG CGGAGAGGAAGCCCCCGCTGTTCAACATGAATGCTATGAGTGCCTTATATCACATCGCTCAGAATGAAAGTCCCATCCTGCAGTCCAATCACTG GTCTGATTCCTTCCGCAACTTTGTTGActcttgcctacagaagattccCCAGGACCGGCCTACCTCTGACGTGCTGCTGAAT CATCGCTTCTTGTGTCGCGAGCGTCCGATGACTGTGGTCATGGACCTGATCGCACGCACCAAGGATGCAGTGAGAGAGCTGGACAACCTGCAGTACCGCAAGATGAAGAAGATCCTCTTCCACGAGACCCAGCAGAACGGCCCCGTTTCTGAGGGAGGGGACGACGAGGAG gaggTGGAGCAGTACCTGCTGCGGACGGGCACAGTGAACAGCATGGAGAGCTCCCAGTCGGTGCCCAGCATGTCCATCTCAGCCAGCTCTCAGAGCAGCTCCGTCAACAGTCTGGCCGACGCCTCGGACGACAGCAGCAACGAGATGGCCATGATGCAGGAGGGCGAGCACACCGTCACCTCCAACAGCTCCATCATCCACAGACCCACG GGTCAGGATAACATCTACGATGACCCCTACCAGCCGGAGATGGACCAGCCCCAGGTTCCCTCAGCCGGACGCCGCCGAGCCTACTACCGCAACCGGGACCACTTCGCCACCATCAGGACGGCCTCCTTG gtGACCCGTCAGATCCAGGAACACGAGCAGGGCTCTGCGCTCAGAGAGCAGATGTCCGGCTACAAGCGCATGAGGCGGCAGCACCAGAAGCAGCTGATGGGGATGGAGAACAAGCTGAAGGCGGAGATGGACGAGCACCAGCTGAAGCTGGACAAAGAGCTGGAGAACCAGAGGAACAACTTCTCCACCGAGGCCGACAAGCTGTCCAAGAAGCACCAGGCCATCCTGGAGAAAGAG ACTAAAGCAGCTCTGGCTGAAGAGAAGAAGTTCCAGCAGCACATCCTGGGCCAGCAGAAGAAAGAGCTGACCAGTTTACTGGAGTCACAGAAACGGCAGTACCGCCAGCGCAAGGACCAGCTGAAAGAG GAGCTGAATGAGAACCAGTCGACTCCGAAGCGGGAGAAGCAGGAGTGGCTGATCCGTCAGAAGGAGTGTCTGCAGCAGATGCAGGCGGAGGAGGAGGCCAGCCTGCTGCGGAGGCAGCGGCAGTACTACGAGCTGCAGTGCCGCCAGTACAAGAGGAAGATGCTGCTCGCTCGCCACAACCTGGAGCAGGACCTGCTGAGAGAG GACCTGAACAAGAAGCAGACCCAGAAGGATCTGGAGTGTGCCATGCTGCTGCGGCACCACGAGTCCACCCAGGAGCTGGAGTTCAGGCAGCTGGGCTCGGTGCAGCGGACCCGGGCCGACCTGATCCGCACGCAGCACCAGACGGAGCTCACCAACCAGATGGAGTACAACAAGCGGCGCGAGCAGGAGCTGCGGCAGAAACACACCGTGGAGGTCCGGCAGCAGCCCAAGAGCCTCAAG ACCAAAGAGCTCCAGATCAAGCGTCAGTTCCAGGAAACCTGTAAGATCCAGACCCGGCAGTACAAGGCGCTGAGGAACCACCTGCTGGAGAGCACTCCCAAATCCGACCACAAGGCCGTCCTCAAacgcctcaaagaggagcaaacACGTAAGCTGGCCATCCTGGCCGAGCAGTACGACCACTCCATCAACGACATGCTGTCCACACAGGCT CTGCGCCTGGATGAGACGCAGGAGGCGGAGTACCAGGTGCTGAGGATGCAGCTGCAGCAGGAGCTGGAGCTGCTGAATGCCTACCAGAGCAAGATCAAGATCCACACGGACACGCAGCACGAGAGGGAGGTCAAGGACCTGGAGCAGAGGGTGTCCATCCGCAGAGCGCTGCTCGAGCAACGG ATCGAGGAGGAGATGCTGTCCCTGCAGAACGAGCGCTCGGAGCGGATCCGGACTCTGCTGGAGCGGCAGGCGCACGAGATCGAGGCGTTTGACTCGGAGAGCATGCGGCTGGGCTTCAGCAACATGGCGCTCAGCGGGATCCCTGCCGAGGCCTACAACCAGGGCTACCCCACCCCCAGCCCCTCCTCGGGCTCCAGCGGCTGGCCCTCGCGGCCCGTCCCGCGCTCCGGCAGCCACTGGAGCCACAGCGTGCAGAACTCGGTGTCCACGCCCTCCTGGCGCAGTCAGAACCACGGCGGGGGGGCCTTCAGCCGCGCAGAGTCCGTCGCCTCGTCACACGGCCTCGGCAGGGACAGCGAGATGTACAAGAGCGGCAGCCGGGGtcactcctcctcttcctcctctaccTCCCATCACCcctcccaccaccaccaccaccaccaccagcaccagcagcagcagcagttgctgctgcagcagcagcaactgcagcagcagcagcagcagcaacaacaacaacaactgcagcagcagcagcagcagcagcagcactacCTCCCCCAGCACTACCAGCACCACCAGAGCACGCCGCAGCTGTACCGTGACCCCCATGAGAGCAGGGAGCGCGAGCGGCCCCGGGAGTGGGGGGGAGGAGCCAGCAGCCACTACCCGCACCACTCCCAGggacaccaccaccaccacctcgcCTCCCACGCCTCCTCCCAGTCTCTGGCTCTTCTGCCTCCCCCACCACTGCCTCCTCCAATTTCCctgtcttcctcctctcctccgtccTCCGCCTCGTCCTCTTCGTCGTCACAGGGAGGATACGGCGGTGGCGGCGGCCTGAGCATCAGGGGCCCGGGCCTCATGGCGCTCAGGAACAGCCCCCAGCCCCTGAGGAGGACGGCGTCCGGAGGGCCGGGGGGAGGCGGGGGGAGCGACGGCGGGCTCAGCCGGAGCACGTCAGTCACTTCTCACATTTCTAACGGCTCCCACCTCTCTTACTCCTGA